Within Myxococcales bacterium, the genomic segment CTTGCTGGAAAATGAACTCGGAGATCCCGATCGAGCGATTGAGTCCTACCTCGAGATTCTGCACACGTTTGGCCCCGATGAGGCTGATGCATATGCGGCACTTGAACGTTTGTATCAACGCACCGAGCGGTGGGCAGAGCTTGCCACCCTTCTTGAGCAGCGTATCGATACGGAGTTTAGCGACGATAAGCTTGCGGATCTGAAGACAAGGCTGGCGTTTGTGACAGATAGGCACCTGAGAGAGGGCCCACGCGCTGTTGAGATCTATCGTGAAGTATTGACGCTGGTGCCAAGCCATGAGGGCGCGCGCGAGGCGTTGGAACGCATGTTAGCAGAGGGACGGTACGCGTATGAAGCTGCGCAGGTGCTTGAGCCCATTTATGAAACACGCGGCGACTTTTCTGCTCTGGTCGGCGCGTTGCGCGTTCAACAGGCTGAAATCGACAACGTGGCGGAGCGCCTCGATCTCACCAATCGCATAGCGCAGATTTACACCCTGCAGCTCGGTGACAGCCGCAAAGCCTTTGACACATACATCGAGGCTCTAAGTTACGTGCCCGAAGACACGCCCACTCTCGGACGGCTCGAGATGTTGGCTTCCGAACAGAATCGGTTTGCGGAGTTAGTGCTTGCACTCAGTAACATTGCTCGCCGTAGCGAGGATGTCTCCGTAAAGCGTGCCTGCTGGCTGCGTGCGGCGCAACTTCAAGATACTCAGCTTCAGGATCTCGAAGCGGCCATCGTTTCGTACAGTCATATACTTGAAATAGATCCGGCCGACACACAAGTGCTCGAGGCTCTCGAATCGCTGCATCGGCGTGCGGAGCGTTGGGGGGATTTGCTGCCGGTGCTACGGCAGCGTGCGGACCTCAGCACCGATATCCGGGAGAAAGAAGTTTTCCTGTCGGAAATGGCTGCTATTTATGATCGAAGACTCGGCCAACCCGCCGAGGCGGTTGGCTGCTATCGCACACTGCTAGAGAGCGACCCCACCAACATGCGAGCGCTGACGGCGCTCGATGAGCTCTATGAGCGGCAAGAAGCGTGGCCGGATCTGGCGGAGAATATCGAACGCCATGTGATGCTCGCCGACAGCGCTCAGGAGCAGATTGAGCTTATGCTGCGGTTGGCGAACCTGAGAGTAACGCGACTGAACGCAGTCGAACAGGCTATCGACACCTATCGCGAGGTTCTCGACCGCGACCCCCAGAATTCCGGAGCGTTAAGGGCCCTTGAGGAGGTGGCGGCCAAGTACCCTCAGCACGAAGTCACGGTGTGCGAAATCTTGGAGCCGATCTATCGCCAGGCCGGAGATGTTCACCGAGTTATAGCGGTACATGAAATGCAGATTCGCCATAGCCACGGCATCGAGCGCACACTGGAGTTGTTACACCGTATCGCTCAGTTGCAGGAAGACGCGCTCATGGACAGCTCGGGGGCGTTTCAAAGTTATGCACGGGCGCTTGCGGCTGACCCGGCCGACGTAATGACGCAAGAGCATCTAGAGCGACTCGCGGCCACGTCTGGCGCCTGGGAACAACTCGCCGAAGTGTATCAGTCGCAGGCGGATAGACTTGAGGATCCCGGGTTGGTTGTGGGATTGCTCATGAAAGTCGCTGAAATCCTCGAACACCATATTCGAGACACGGATCGCGCCATCGCGAGCTATCAGCGCATATTGGACTTGGACAAAGACAGAGTAGAGGCGGCATCCGCGCTACAAAGATTGTACGAGAGTGCCGGTCGTTACGAAGAGTTGGCGGTCATAACGCTCAACAAGGCTGATGCACTGACGACACCCGAGGATAAGAAGGACGAGCTGTTTCGGGCGGCGGATATTTACGAAACGCGTCTGGGCAATCTGCCAAGGGCGGTGGATGTATACAAAAAGATATTAGAAGCGGACGCGTACGAGAGTCGGGTGATCGACAGGCTAATCGCCGCGTATCTCCAGTTAGAGCGGTGGGAAGAATTGCTTGCCGTCTACACCATGAAAGCTGACTTGGTCAGCGACCCACACGAGAAAAAACGGCTCTTAGCGGAAGTGGGAGCCGTCTACGAGCGGGAGCTTCAAGATCTGCCTCGTGCTATCGATGTTTATCAGAGGATTCTCGAACTCGACCCCGAAGACATGGTGGCCATCAGCCGCCTTGACGTTCTCTATCAGAGCACTCAGAACTGGAACGAGTTGCTGTCAGTTCTCGAGCGCCAAGTAGACTTGTCGCACGATCCCGCAGAGGCTATCGCGCATCGCTTTCGAATAGCTGAAATCTGGGACCAGCGATTGAATGATGCGACACGGGCCGTCGAGGGTTACAAAGACATTCTTGCGCTACAGCCCGATCACGAGCCTAGCCTTAACGCACTGGAGCTCATGATAGCGCAAAACAGGGAAGCCCGGGAGGCGGCTGATGTCCTGGAGCCGATATACCGCGCCTGGCCCAATCCGGCCAAGCTTGCCGGTGTGATGGAAGTACAGGTCACTCATCAAACAGACCCCTTTGCGCGCGTTGACTTGTTGCATCAGCTCGCCGAGATTTACGAACTTCAGGTTGGCCAGCCGGAACATGCGTTTGATGCATACGCGCGAGCGTTGGAGATTGATGCCGGCAATGAGCAAACCTTGGGTTCACTTGAGCGCATGGCTGAGCAACTTGACACATGGCCAGAGTTGACACGCCTTTACGATGCCGAAATTGGGCGAGCACGTGAAAAGCATGACGCGACACGAATGGTGGACATTGCGTTGAGGTTGGCACGGATCCAGGAGATTCATGTCAACAACGCCCAAGAGGCGATCAAACGATACCAGGTAGTCCTCGAGGCGGAACCGGAGCATCGCGAAGCGTTGGAAGCCCTCGATCGGTTGTATTTTTCGACAGAACAATGGGGCGCACTGGCACAGATACTGTCACAAGAACTCGCGCTTGCGACTGACTCCCGAGACATCGTGTATCTGCAGCTGAGGCAGGCGGAGCTCTATTGGATCAAGCTTGATCAGCCCTCCCTCGCGATTGAGCGGTACAGAGACATCCTGGCCCTAGATCCGGATTCCGCTGAGGCGGTGACGGCACTGGAAGAGATGCTAGTTCGGGATATCGAGACGATAGGCGTAGCTGAGCTACTTGAGCCTATCTATAGCGCACGAGAACAATGGGGGCGTTTGGTAGAATTACATCAAAGGACACTCTACCACCAAAGCGATCCTTTAGAGCGCGTGACTCTGGAGCATCGGATTGCTGAATTATACGACGAAAACATGGGTGATTCGTCACAAGCGTTTGACTGGTATCAAAAGGCTCTTATGGAGGATCCGTTGTACGAGCGGAGTGCATCCGAAACGGATCGTTTAGCCAGAATGCTGGATGGATGGGCCACGCTGGCCAACACATATTCTGAAGTACTTGAACAACGTCGTGACAACCTTGAGGTGGTCTCCACCGCAGGTGTCAAGCTAGCGCAGCTCTACGAATCCGAGCTTGGAGACGTCGAGCGCGCAGAAGAGGCGTATCGTTTTGTGTTAGGGGTGAACCCGAAGGCCGAGGACGCCCTTGAGTCCTTGGATAGAATTTATACTGAGCAAGGCGCATTTAAGGCGTTGCACGATGTGCTGAAAATGCGAATCGACGCGGTCAATGGAAGCAGCGACGGCGTGGAACTCAACTTTCGTCTGGGGCGTCTTCTTGAGACCGAGCTTTCCGAGCCGGATCAAGCGATACATGTTTATCGACGGATTATCGACAAGCTAGATCCTCAGCACATGGATGCGATACATGCGCTAGAGAATGTGTACAGTCAGAAGGGACAGTGGCCGGAACTTTTGGAGGCATACGAGCGCGAGTACAAAGTGGCGATGGGTGACAGCGCGCAATCGGACGTGCTGGCCAAGATGGCGCGGCTTTCAACCGACAATCTTCACGATCAAGAGCGCGCGGTCGACCTCTGGAGACGCGTGCTCGACATTCGCGGCGAAGACAGAGAGGCGCTCGCCGCCCTCGGGGACATTTACGCGCGACAGGAAAACTGGAGAGATCTGGTGGACGTCCTCGAACGGGAAGCTGCCGTAGTAGATGACGATGCAACGCGCATCGCCATTTACACGGATCTGGGGCGGGTGTGGTCCGAAAAACTTCAGCGAAATCCCAACGCCCTTGAAAGCTGGGAGCGCGTTCTAGACATTGACCCCGGGAATGTCGATGCGTTGTTTGCGATGGCCGCCATACAGCAGAGTGCGGAGGCATATGGCGATGTGGTCGAGACATTGCACCGCCTGGTAGATGTTGGGGCTGCGGTGCTTTCGGATACCGTTTTGCAGGACGTATATCTGCGCATGGGGCAATTGTATGCTGAAAAGCAGCAGCAACCACTTGAAGCGGTCGAAGCCTATACGAAGGTCCTAGAGATTAATCCACGGGCGTTTGTGGCTATGGACGAGCTTGAACGCATCCACCGTGAGGAAGCGCAGTGGGAAGCTTATATCGGTGTGCTGGAGCAGCGCGCGAATGCGCTTGATGACGTAGAGGCTAAGATCGGAGTGCTGCTTGCGATTGGCGAGGCTTGGGAGACCAAAGCGGATCAAAAGGACGGCGGCGTCTCCGCATACGAGCGTGTCTTGGAACTCGATCCGCTCCATCAATTTGCCTTTGAGAAGCTTGAAGAGCTTCATCGAGAAGCCGGGCGTTTCGAAGCGCTGGTCGAGCTATACCTGGTGCGCCTCGAGCGCCTAGATGTGCCCGAAGAGCGGCGGCAGCTCTTTTTGCGCACCGCGCGCGTCTACGAAAAAGACCTCAACGACAGCGAACGCGCTTTCGACGCGATTTTGGTGGCATGGACAGAAGACTACGCCAACGAAGAGATCACCCGCGAGCTTGAGCGCTTGGCCGGTATCACGCAACGGTGGAATGAATTGCTGAGCCAAGCCAACGATGCGCTGCAGCAGGAGCGTGATCCTGAAATCCGTCTCGTCTTGTGTTTGCGGTGTGCCAGATGGTACGGGACCGAGTTGGGGCATTTGGAGTACGCGATTCCGTATTATGAGGAGATTCGCGAGCTTGATCCGGTGAACGTTCCGGCGATGCGTCAGCTCGCAGAGCTTTATCGGACCACCGCTCAATGGCAGCTGTTGGCAAAGATTCTCGTGCAGCTCGCGGACATGACGAATGAGCCGGGAGAAAAGATGCTCCGTCTCGTCGAGCTGGGTGAGCTCTGCGAAAATCAACTGGGCGTACCCGACCAAGCGCACCCTTACTATCATCAGGCCTTGGAGCTTGAGACAGCTAGCCTTGAGGCCTTGGGCAAGCTCGAGCATGTGTATCAGGGCACACAAGAATGGGAACAACTACTCGTGGTGCTTCAGCGCACCGTGAATGAGCTGACTGATCCTGTGGCCTCTGTCGCCCCTAGACTGACCATGGCGGAAGTCTACGAGCGCGAGCTCGATCAAAAGGACGAGGCGGTTTCGGCATACGCCAACGTGCTAGAGATCGATCCCGGTAATATTCAGGCCTTACGTGGCCTGCAGCGGCTGTACACCGCGCTTGAGCGCTGGCAGGAGCTTCGTGAAATTCTCGAGAATCAACTCGCGTTTGTGCGAACTGAACGCGAGAAGATCGAGCTTTATCTTCGTCTTGCTGAGCTATGGGAGGATCAGTTTATCAAGCCCGAACAGGCGGCCGAGCAGCTGGAGCACGTCGTCGAACTCGATCCGACGCATCACGAAGCCTATCTCGGCCTTGAGCGGTTATACCGCCGCATTCAACGGTGGCCAGCCCTGATTGAGACGTATGATCGTCACGCCATAGCTACGCCTGATCGCGATTTAAAGGTGACCCTTTTTAAGGCGATGGGCGAGGTCCAAGCCCACGAGCTCAACGATGTCGAGAAAAGTATCGATGCGTATCTCAATGCGCTGGACATCGAGGGCGACGACGTAGAGGCGCTAGAGGCGCTTGCTGAGCAATACGTCAAACGCGGCGATTTCAACGAAGCGATCAACATGCTGGATCGATTGGCGGACTTGGTTGCCGATCCGGAGAAGCGTGTGGCGTTGCGTTTCCGCATTGGCCAAATCGTGGCGCAGCACCTGGTTGATGCGAAC encodes:
- a CDS encoding tetratricopeptide repeat protein; this encodes MVDATSIEEIDKQIAKFESQKRWSDMIRAMVSKAELTESPDQKVDLYLEAGSMYLEKSSNQSEAIKCFEAALEHDPLNPVAIAHLKEMYEKRRDWEKLIAIMTREVEMLETDQRLPMLLEMANLATERLRKPQVCVDLWQKVLELEPDHPEALAHLARLYERGRNWEPLAKVLEQQTQQLTDPAQLVAALQTLGVIYADKLNDDEGSMRVFRRILDIEPDDRRAQEQLKKRYTALKRWDDLEGFFASSERWDELIRVFEREAEAPTASAEDKALLLLRSARLWETKKQKPDRAARVYEKILTLDANNLDAATALTPIYENAGDSKKLAHVYEIRIAHSHDTEELLFLLREAGLLYEQKLKDPHKAFEKFLAAFGLDPAREVLREDVERLVSQVDGWEKLVEVYRGAIESVTEHQALSDLRLGYGRVLGSLGRTDEAILQYHQVYSDQPENTLAMAALERLHKEKGNYEELLRIQERRAELESEPEARRKLAYDRASLLENELGDPDRAIESYLEILHTFGPDEADAYAALERLYQRTERWAELATLLEQRIDTEFSDDKLADLKTRLAFVTDRHLREGPRAVEIYREVLTLVPSHEGAREALERMLAEGRYAYEAAQVLEPIYETRGDFSALVGALRVQQAEIDNVAERLDLTNRIAQIYTLQLGDSRKAFDTYIEALSYVPEDTPTLGRLEMLASEQNRFAELVLALSNIARRSEDVSVKRACWLRAAQLQDTQLQDLEAAIVSYSHILEIDPADTQVLEALESLHRRAERWGDLLPVLRQRADLSTDIREKEVFLSEMAAIYDRRLGQPAEAVGCYRTLLESDPTNMRALTALDELYERQEAWPDLAENIERHVMLADSAQEQIELMLRLANLRVTRLNAVEQAIDTYREVLDRDPQNSGALRALEEVAAKYPQHEVTVCEILEPIYRQAGDVHRVIAVHEMQIRHSHGIERTLELLHRIAQLQEDALMDSSGAFQSYARALAADPADVMTQEHLERLAATSGAWEQLAEVYQSQADRLEDPGLVVGLLMKVAEILEHHIRDTDRAIASYQRILDLDKDRVEAASALQRLYESAGRYEELAVITLNKADALTTPEDKKDELFRAADIYETRLGNLPRAVDVYKKILEADAYESRVIDRLIAAYLQLERWEELLAVYTMKADLVSDPHEKKRLLAEVGAVYERELQDLPRAIDVYQRILELDPEDMVAISRLDVLYQSTQNWNELLSVLERQVDLSHDPAEAIAHRFRIAEIWDQRLNDATRAVEGYKDILALQPDHEPSLNALELMIAQNREAREAADVLEPIYRAWPNPAKLAGVMEVQVTHQTDPFARVDLLHQLAEIYELQVGQPEHAFDAYARALEIDAGNEQTLGSLERMAEQLDTWPELTRLYDAEIGRAREKHDATRMVDIALRLARIQEIHVNNAQEAIKRYQVVLEAEPEHREALEALDRLYFSTEQWGALAQILSQELALATDSRDIVYLQLRQAELYWIKLDQPSLAIERYRDILALDPDSAEAVTALEEMLVRDIETIGVAELLEPIYSAREQWGRLVELHQRTLYHQSDPLERVTLEHRIAELYDENMGDSSQAFDWYQKALMEDPLYERSASETDRLARMLDGWATLANTYSEVLEQRRDNLEVVSTAGVKLAQLYESELGDVERAEEAYRFVLGVNPKAEDALESLDRIYTEQGAFKALHDVLKMRIDAVNGSSDGVELNFRLGRLLETELSEPDQAIHVYRRIIDKLDPQHMDAIHALENVYSQKGQWPELLEAYEREYKVAMGDSAQSDVLAKMARLSTDNLHDQERAVDLWRRVLDIRGEDREALAALGDIYARQENWRDLVDVLEREAAVVDDDATRIAIYTDLGRVWSEKLQRNPNALESWERVLDIDPGNVDALFAMAAIQQSAEAYGDVVETLHRLVDVGAAVLSDTVLQDVYLRMGQLYAEKQQQPLEAVEAYTKVLEINPRAFVAMDELERIHREEAQWEAYIGVLEQRANALDDVEAKIGVLLAIGEAWETKADQKDGGVSAYERVLELDPLHQFAFEKLEELHREAGRFEALVELYLVRLERLDVPEERRQLFLRTARVYEKDLNDSERAFDAILVAWTEDYANEEITRELERLAGITQRWNELLSQANDALQQERDPEIRLVLCLRCARWYGTELGHLEYAIPYYEEIRELDPVNVPAMRQLAELYRTTAQWQLLAKILVQLADMTNEPGEKMLRLVELGELCENQLGVPDQAHPYYHQALELETASLEALGKLEHVYQGTQEWEQLLVVLQRTVNELTDPVASVAPRLTMAEVYERELDQKDEAVSAYANVLEIDPGNIQALRGLQRLYTALERWQELREILENQLAFVRTEREKIELYLRLAELWEDQFIKPEQAAEQLEHVVELDPTHHEAYLGLERLYRRIQRWPALIETYDRHAIATPDRDLKVTLFKAMGEVQAHELNDVEKSIDAYLNALDIEGDDVEALEALAEQYVKRGDFNEAINMLDRLADLVADPEKRVALRFRIGQIVAQHLVDANLALQHFENALDIDAGHLPSLEAMRKIYLDMSDWHSAIRILEREVELHHNPRQIAKAYVELGKLYEDKLESPEQAIESYDKAHAQDANNEDAAFPLARAYQAEERWSEAMPLLQLLITTVNKRPVDEQRTLWTMLGQTAAKLKDNDLSSEAYEHAYRLDTTHLPSLIGLAEAHYHKRAWDKAFKHYQMALVHHRDALNAGEITDIFFRLGVIKREQGERRKALNMFDKALEESPGHRRSLEAIVALHEEQKDWERVVHFKKRLLDTADDTEKVDVLQQIGTVWAEQLKQPQKAIESYVEATNIDPNNHRILHKLLAIYQQTKQWQKAVEVIDHISALDDRPESRSKYAYTVGVIYRDELKNPVAALEKFNEALDFDVTQLKAFESINKLLTQKKDWKQLERAFRKMLHRVVGQGNIELEFNLWHNLGVIYRDRMKRLENAAEAFKMASSLQPTSLTEHQILAEIYAMLPGHAANAVQEHQALLNFDPFRVESYKQLYKLYFEEREYDKAWCVSSALVFLQSAEEEHRQFYGQYQAKGMVRPKRRMDEGAWLTLLRHPDEDVLLSGIFETICPALSAIRAGSDKKFGLNKKYLHDPATSTVTFAKTFHFVSQILNITHTPRLFLRPDKPGGLVHVVADPPALLAGSSVLQGFNPQDLTFLVAKHLTYHRPQYYLRKVLETRDELKTALLAAVKICGTGLKDPNVDQWAQEISSRMQPVELERLRKLCKQFVDSGAVTNVKGWSQAIELSACRAGFLLNGSLEVASRLIQAEPPSHPDDLPAKDKVKQVVRFSASEEYFELRKKLGIQIDIS